A stretch of Hoplias malabaricus isolate fHopMal1 chromosome 10, fHopMal1.hap1, whole genome shotgun sequence DNA encodes these proteins:
- the LOC136708452 gene encoding C-reactive protein-like codes for MACCKMLTPGFLLLCVFSMALSSEVGLGGKVLLFPYETDFSFVKLTPQKPLSLSAFTLCLRVATELQGERQVILFAYRTPDYDELNVWREKDGRVSFYLSGDGAFFHLPPLSTFRTHLCLTWASRTGLSAFWVDGRRSALQVYKPGHVLRPRGTALLGQDPDKHLGDFETLQSFAGEITDLNMWDYVLPGSQIKDLYLNHKQRVPRGNVFDWSSIEYEVQGNVMVVQDD; via the exons ATG GCGTGCTGTAAGATGCTGACTCCGGGTTTTCTcctgctctgtgtgttctcAATGGCCTTGAGCAGTGAAG tgggtCTGGGTGGTAAAGTGCTGTTGTTCCCGTATGAGACAGATTTCAGTTTTGTGAAGTTGACCCCTCAGAAGCCACTGAGTCTGTCTGCATttaccctgtgtctgcgggtgGCCACGGAGCTGCAGGGTGAGCGGCAGGTCATTCTGTTCGCCTACCGCACGCCCGACTACGATGAGCTGAACGTGTGGCGGGAGAAGGACGGCCGTGTGTCCTTCTACCTGAGCGGGGACGGGGCTTTCTTCCACCTGCCTCCCCTCTCCACCTTCCGCACGCACCTGTGTCTCACCTGGGCGTCCCGCACCGGGCTCTCCGCCTTCTGGGTGGACGGCCGTAGGAGCGCCCTGCAGGTCTACAAACCGGGCCACGTCCTGCGCCCCCGCGGCACCGCCCTGCTAGGACAGGACCCGGACAAACACCTGGGAGACTTTGAGACGCTGCAGAGCTTCGCCGGAGAGATCACGGACCTCAACATGTGGGACTACGTTCTGCCGGGGAGTCAGATCAAAGACCTGTACCTCAACCACAAGCAGCGCGTCCCCCGGGGAAACGTCTTCGACTGGAGCTCCATTGAGTACGAAGTCCAGGGCAACGTCATGGTGGTGCAGGACGACTGA
- the LOC136708530 gene encoding C-reactive protein-like, producing MKCAALLLCVVLSLDSASSGRLGENLLLFPKESNTAYVQLTPLKPLSLSAFTLCMRISVDPRVVDAEDRETIIFAYRTRDFDELNVWQEKGQLSFCMSSGTGAIFPLKPLSTFRTNLCLTWESSSGLAAFWVDGRRSMLQEYRKNHRVQPGGVVLLGQDPDSFVGDFDEKQSFVGEISDVNMWDFVLTERQIRAFNEKGWL from the exons ATGAAGTGTGCAGCTCTTCTCCTGTGTGTCGTCCTCTCGCTGGACTCTGCTTCCTCTG gacgTCTCGGTGAAAACCTGCTGCTTTTCCCCAAAGAGTCGAACACTGCCTACGTGCAGCTCACGCCCCTGAAACCCCTCAGTTTATCAGCTTTCACTCTGTGTATGCGGATCTCTGTGGACCCACGCGTGGTCGATGCAGAGGACCGTGAGACCATCATCTTCGCTTATCGCACCAGAGACTTTGACGAGCTGAACGTTTGGCAGGAGAAAGGCCAACTCTCCTTCTGCATGAGCAGTGGGACAGGAGCCATCTTCCCCCTCAAACCACTCTCCACCTTCCGCACAAACCTGTGTCTCACCTGGGAGTCCAGCTCGGGCCTGGCCGCGTTCTGGGTGGACGGGCGCCGCAGCATGCTGCAAGAGTACAGAAAAAACCACAGAGTCCAGCCCGGTGGTGTGGTGCTGCTGGGGCAGGATCCAGACTCGTTTGTTGGGGATTTTGATGAGAAACAGAGTTTTGTGGGTGAGATTTCAGATGTAAACATGTGGGACTTTGTGCTGACGGAGCGACAGATCCGAGCCTTCAATGAGAAAGGCTGGTTATGA
- the LOC136708571 gene encoding uncharacterized protein, whose amino-acid sequence MARETTRDDQRQFETSRNIQRQFETARETIRDTRETTRDDQRQFETTRETTREKTRDDQRHQIDNQRRSDTVRDVQRQFETARETTRDDQRQFETARETNRDDQRHQRDNQRQSETIRDGQRDN is encoded by the coding sequence ATGGCCAGAGAGACAACCAGAGACGATCAGAGACAATTCGAGACATCCAGAAACATTCAGAGACAATTCGAGACAGCCAGAGAGACGATCAGAGACACCAGAGAGACAACCAGAGATGATCAGAGACAATTTGAGACGACCAGAGAGACGACCAGAGAGAAAACCAGAGACGATCAGAGACACCAGATAGACAACCAGAGACGATCAGATACAGTTCGAGACGTCCAGAGACAATTCGAGACGGCCAGAGAGACAACCAGAGATGATCAGAGACAATTTGAGACGgccagagagacaaacagagacgATCAGAGACACCAGAGAGACAACCAGAGACAATCAGAGACAATTCGAGATGGCCAGAGAGACAACTAG